Part of the Bicyclus anynana chromosome 3, ilBicAnyn1.1, whole genome shotgun sequence genome is shown below.
GGTTGGCGACATTGTGGAGTACAAATCAATAGGAAAAACATCATCTCCTTTATTCTGTGCGTAGTAGGTAGATATTGCACCTACAGCAACAACTTTATGTGTACaattttattaagaatttatcgtataatacaactagcggacactcgcgacttcgtccgcgtggaaatcaatgtaaactttcaagccctattttaccagtttgaattttaaaaattttttgaatcccattatatttcgtattttttttaggaGAATATTGACttacttgatcgagagtgtaattaataatttcatgacctttcgggggtttttcaaaattttcaattttatgttattttagatAAAGGCTAGAAAGGGTTTCTATACATGAAAATAGATTCAAAAAGGAAGTTATCAAGCATGTATGTGTTTATGTATACCTATTACAGATTTCTCCGTTAATTGTAAACAATGTTTAGAAAAACACAGACTTTTAAGTGTTTAAAATTATACAGTACATAACCTAAATTGTATGCTTTGCTaggaaaaatgttataaaacactatattacctatattatcACAAAATATTACAAGCTACATGTCAATGAAAGTTAAACTTTctataatacaatacaattcaTATATTACATTACAACTTAAAATTATGAAGAAAATAATGCAACTTGTgtgtatattataacaaaatatggaAAGAATAAATGGCCTAATTGAATTGATCGACTTTTGAACCGCTTTTCAACTTGCTAGCTATtctccagtggcgtgcacttcatagatgaaaCCATGCActacctaccagtggcgaagaatggaatttagatgaagataaggtatcccaaagaaaaggaaattcatacagtgtgatacaaactctgttttctcatatatctagatacagtacaacaatgaatatgcatggattctTAAAGGTAACTAAGCGGGAACAGCTTGCATACTATTCGCCGCTGCTACCTATCCTAGACACAATACAAATCTGTGTTGGACCATAGAATAACTATAAACACCACTACCACTCTCCCACTTTGGTTTGGAAAGAAGATTCTACCAAGACTTAACAAGAAAAGTCGCAATTGCTATTTTggaaaaaagaatatactacaATTATAACTCGTGCTTCTAGCTATATGTACTTCTATAAAAAGGAAGAAGATATTATTGAAGAGATTCCATTTCTACACAGgtcatttattatgtattacaaaatataacacaagtttcttttcaaaatttttttagtcTTAACAAGCAagctaattttaaatataccgTATATAACTATTGtctgttacaatttttttttattttttacaagttagcccttgagtacaatctcacctgatggtaagtgacgatgcaatctaagatggaagcgggctaacttgttaggcttGAACTAGAACTAGCTAGAACACTAAACTCTTGGCAGTGcctttgcaggtagggtggtaactagccacagccaaagccttccaacagccagacctggaccaattaagagaacctcaattggcccagcctaGGATCAAATCCAGGATGTCTGTCTTCTAAatccactgtgccacggaggctgtcaaaacatACTTATAACAATCTTAGTCTATGAAGCTACTACAGCAGAAAAATAGCaaatgtgatataattattgatgataattagtttattacttTAGCAAATGCAATAAAACACACATGCTAAAATAGCTAAGCATCTGTATGGGGTTTTATGTTACAAATAAGTTCTACACAGTATAAAACCTCTGTAATAAGTAACCTAAAGCAGTGGTACTCaaactattataattttgtggatacatatttacataccttgaatttttttattgctattaTTAGGAAGCATGGTCCTTCTAATCTTGAGTGGACATCAGGGCTTTCTTTTCCTATGTTGAATACATGCCAATAAATACTTTATGGCATAAGGTATGCTATGTATTAGATTTTAACTGCCAACACATTCAcattcaaacaataaaatacttaacttaGTATAAACTTGTGACTCtttccaaaaatatttattagtacagAAAGTCCTCGGGCATCTTTTTTGAGGCGCCTACAAGAGATTGTACCTTCAATCACATCACCTTTTTTGACCTCCGTACAGTCTTTGAAAAAGAACAAAGTTTGTTTCCAATGTGTAGGGGTTTCATGAGGACCTGTTGTAAAAGACACAGGTTGAGGTAATTCAAAGAATGTATCAAAATAACCAACCAAAGATGTTACAAATCCATCACAAGTTATAGGTAATTTAAATTCtgatataaaattaacaatatcaGTGTTACAAGTGTATAAATCAATATCTTTAACAATACACGGTTCAGATATTATATGTTGAGAGCTAACTATATCTACACTAGCCTCTCTGACCACCTCTGATTTCATACAATTCATTTTATATCCGTACACGTCAGACCAAAACTCGATTAACTTTTTATGTGTATCAACATCTCCGTTTGCGACAAGACTAATGTTACATCTATTAGGCAATAAAACTCCACCAGGATTTAAGCAGTTATCTCTTGCATATATGACACTGTCCAGCATGCCTTCGAACAGTAGAAAGTATCCCATCCATTCAGATACAATAATATCAACCTTTTCGTCTAAATTTATGTCTTCAAGTCTTCcttttactgtatttataacattttctaGCTTGTTCTCCCTTATGATGTCAATAGCATGGTATATAACATCTGATTGGTCTACAGCATACACTTTTTTCGCTCCCGCTGTTGCTGCAAACATAGATAGTATTCCTGTTCCGCACCCTAAATCTAGaacagttttatttgttatactCGTAGAATTGTTTAAAATTGCATCCTTATAGCTTTGAGTGCGTATTTTATCAGATAACATGTCATAATGGATCCCAAAATGTGCATAGCTGCTGAAGTATCCTTCGTCACATTCTAAAGGCACTTTAGAGACACAGTCAACAATTAAAGTACTGTCACCAACATTATTTACAGAACCTCCATCTACAATAGATTGCATAGATACCTGCATTTTACTCATGTCTTCCTTTAACATCTGGATATGGGTCTGACTGTCCTTCAGCTGTTCAGTCAACGTTTGTATAGTCCTTTGTAGTTCAGTGAAATGTGCCTGTGATAACGTCACTAAACCATTTTCAACATTAGCATGATACGTTTTTGGAGAGGACGACTTTTCTGTAATTGAATCGAAGTCGAACATTAACCATTCGTCGTTACCTACAGGCTTTAAATACTTTTCGTCGTCCCACAGGGATTTATCTGCACGCATGATGTCCTCTGCGGACGATTTGTGAGTTTTGACATAATTTATCAGTTTAATGTATGAATAACAGTCCATATTGAACTTGGTTTTGAGTGTACTCAAGTTAAATCCATGTACTTTCTCACAATGCACTACAGTTTCGTCGATATTAGGAAATATATTTGAGCAAAACAGGCATGTCACTGGCACATCACTCGTCTCCATTTCTTGCCACTCGTCGTCTTGATAATGCTCGTCGTCGGAGCTCAGGTCCGGTACGTCCGACATtttagtttgaaattttttagcAAGCTttactatatataaaataataattgagaaTTATTTTCAATCGGTTTTGTACACTTTTAACCATGTGGTACAAGGTTGGTAAATAATTAATGACACTGACACTGACAATGACAGGCGACAGGTATTATTTAAAAGTGTTACCATAATACCATAccacattaataaaaatgaacgAACAAGTGAGTGATTGagtaactaaatatttaatttaatgtggaAACAAGATTTTAGATTTATGATTAGCTGTTATTTTCAAGAAATAACTATATTGTTTGCTTATTTTTTGACAAATTTGtagtttaatttacaaaaaatgagtctcgatattatttataatgttactagttacaaaaaataacaagtaTTGATGTATGGCGCTAAATTTGTTTTCCAGTTGTCTTGGTAACAATATTTCCAAACTCCGTAACAACAAGAAAGTTGTGTTACaacatgaaattgaaaatatccTTTTTAAAAGAGCCAAAACATGTCGGAGTGGTTTCTTGTGTTAGCTGGAATAATACGGAGGACGTATTTTCATGCGGGTATCTATACATTATTATTCATATGATGCAATACAATTGACTTCATAACCTTTATTactttcatataattttattcatttttagagATGATCACAAGCTTTTGAAGTGGCATCTTGTAAACGGTGAATGCTTAGTCGTAGCCACTTTCCCTGAAGATTTTTATCCTATATGTATGCACTTATTTCCTAAGATACACATTGGTGGTAACAAACACCAGCAAGATGTTATTTTAATCGCATGCGCTGATGGCAAGTAagttaaaattgttattattattagtatactttTGACCGTTGaggtatattatgtactagcagaCAGTTAAcaaccccgcggttttacctagGAAATAAAGATGAAAATTTTGATCATTATGACAAATAAGCAGCGAGATCTATTATTCTTTCACATTTCTATTATTCTTCTACATTTTCGATTTATTTCCACCGTAAGGaaattcaaaattagtttgacattattacatattaataataaataccagaTATGCGTCAGCTCTAATTCCTGTAAGACTCTACAgtagcaaaatattttttgtgtagaTTGGAGATAGAGGAATATTATTTTCCATATTTAATCATTATAGATTTCACATTGTGAATAACAACGGTCGCATAGAAAAAAGCGTAACGGCGCATCAAGGAGCATGCTTAGCAGCTCAGTGGAGTCCTGATGGAGCAGGATTTTTAACAGGTAAAACACACAAAACTTCTTTATTCACCGCTCCCGTATTTGCTTTTACTTTTACTGCTGCATAAATATGTTCATTCTCTTTTCTGATCGTGTAATTGCTTTAAGCTCCTTAAAGGCACATAAGCGACATCATTGGGAGTCTTGAGCGAGTGCAATAGCATCAAGAGCCCGAAAGCAGAAGAAGAAGAGATGGCCCAAACTATTCTCTAAAGGCGTCTCCTGTGAGACTTGAATCTTGGCGTAGAAGACTGACTAGGGTGTCTTGTCTTGAGTACCTATATCAATCCTGATGCCTGTGACCCTGTGACCATGTGACTATGGATGGAAAAC
Proteins encoded:
- the LOC112045469 gene encoding protein arginine N-methyltransferase 1-like — encoded protein: MSDVPDLSSDDEHYQDDEWQEMETSDVPVTCLFCSNIFPNIDETVVHCEKVHGFNLSTLKTKFNMDCYSYIKLINYVKTHKSSAEDIMRADKSLWDDEKYLKPVGNDEWLMFDFDSITEKSSSPKTYHANVENGLVTLSQAHFTELQRTIQTLTEQLKDSQTHIQMLKEDMSKMQVSMQSIVDGGSVNNVGDSTLIVDCVSKVPLECDEGYFSSYAHFGIHYDMLSDKIRTQSYKDAILNNSTSITNKTVLDLGCGTGILSMFAATAGAKKVYAVDQSDVIYHAIDIIRENKLENVINTVKGRLEDINLDEKVDIIVSEWMGYFLLFEGMLDSVIYARDNCLNPGGVLLPNRCNISLVANGDVDTHKKLIEFWSDVYGYKMNCMKSEVVREASVDIVSSQHIISEPCIVKDIDLYTCNTDIVNFISEFKLPITCDGFVTSLVGYFDTFFELPQPVSFTTGPHETPTHWKQTLFFFKDCTEVKKGDVIEGTISCRRLKKDARGLSVLINIFGKSHKFILS